From one Streptomyces sp. ICC1 genomic stretch:
- the pgeF gene encoding peptidoglycan editing factor PgeF, which yields MTLEQHSESGAHFAFTDRWGGVSAVPYEELNLGGAVGDDPAAVRANRTATAQALGIAPDLVVWMNQVHGRDVAVVDGPWAADAQIPPVDAVVTTRRRLALAVLTADCTPVLLADPVAKIAGAAHAGRPGLVAGVVTAAVEAMVSLGADPARMVARTGPAVCGRCYEVPAEMRAAVAEVVPAAYAETSWGTPAVDVVAGVHAQLAEAGVADARRSPFCTLESRDHFSYRRDRVTGRLAGYVWLD from the coding sequence GTGACCCTGGAGCAGCACAGCGAGAGCGGCGCCCACTTCGCCTTCACCGACCGGTGGGGCGGGGTGAGCGCCGTTCCGTACGAGGAGCTCAATCTCGGCGGCGCGGTCGGAGACGACCCGGCCGCCGTTCGCGCGAACCGGACCGCCACGGCCCAGGCCCTCGGTATCGCTCCGGACCTGGTGGTCTGGATGAACCAGGTGCACGGCCGCGACGTGGCGGTGGTCGACGGCCCGTGGGCCGCCGACGCGCAGATCCCCCCGGTGGACGCGGTGGTGACCACCCGTCGGAGGCTCGCCCTCGCGGTCCTCACCGCCGACTGCACGCCCGTCCTGCTGGCCGACCCGGTCGCCAAGATCGCGGGGGCCGCGCACGCAGGGCGGCCCGGGCTGGTCGCCGGGGTCGTGACCGCCGCCGTCGAGGCGATGGTCTCGCTGGGGGCCGACCCCGCGCGCATGGTCGCCCGGACCGGACCCGCGGTGTGCGGGCGCTGCTACGAGGTGCCCGCCGAGATGCGGGCGGCCGTCGCCGAGGTGGTTCCGGCCGCGTACGCCGAGACCAGCTGGGGGACACCGGCCGTGGACGTGGTCGCCGGGGTGCACGCGCAGCTGGCGGAGGCGGGGGTGGCCGACGCGCGCCGCTCCCCGTTCTGCACACTGGAGTCGCGGGACCACTTCTCGTACCGCCGCGACCGGGTGACCGGGCGGCTTGCCGGATATGTCTGGTTGGACTGA
- the sepF gene encoding cell division protein SepF: protein MAGAMRKMAVYLGLVEDDRYDNPGYDPDDEFEPEPEPERSRERDRRQQPVSHQSPVSDEPVRVAQPPAPREPLPMPVENGRPARIAPVASITPERSNLEKNAPVIMPKVVSEREPYRITTLHPRTYNEARTIGEHFREGTPVIMNLTEMDDTDAKRLVDFAAGLVFGLHGSIERVTQKVFLLSPANVDVTAEDKARIAEGGFFNQS from the coding sequence ATGGCCGGCGCGATGCGCAAGATGGCGGTCTACCTCGGCCTCGTGGAGGACGACCGGTACGACAACCCGGGGTACGACCCCGACGACGAGTTCGAGCCCGAGCCGGAACCGGAGCGGTCGCGCGAGCGGGACCGCCGACAGCAGCCCGTTTCGCACCAATCGCCCGTATCGGACGAACCGGTACGAGTTGCACAGCCTCCGGCGCCAAGGGAACCCCTCCCAATGCCGGTTGAAAACGGACGTCCTGCGCGAATCGCCCCCGTGGCATCCATCACACCCGAACGCTCGAATCTGGAGAAGAACGCCCCCGTGATCATGCCCAAGGTCGTCTCCGAGCGGGAGCCGTACCGCATCACGACACTCCACCCCCGGACCTACAACGAGGCCCGTACCATCGGGGAACACTTCCGTGAGGGCACTCCGGTGATCATGAATCTCACGGAGATGGACGACACGGACGCGAAGCGTCTGGTCGACTTCGCCGCCGGCCTCGTGTTCGGCCTGCACGGCAGCATTGAACGCGTGACACAGAAGGTGTTCCTGCTGTCGCCTGCTAACGTCGATGTCACGGCGGAGGACAAGGCCCGCATCGCGGAGGGCGGGTTCTTCAACCAAAGCTAG
- the ileS gene encoding isoleucine--tRNA ligase: MTTPPQYRPVPAQVDLPALEHAVLDFWRESKTFAKTLEQSEGRPEWVFYEGPPTANGMPGAHHIEARVFKDVFPRFRTMRGYHVARKAGWDCHGLPVELAVEKELGFNGKKDIEAYGIAEFNAKCRESVTRHTDAFTELTTRMGYWVDLDDAYRTMDPEYVESVWWSLKEIFNKGLLTQDHRVAPWCPRCGTGLSDHELAQGYETVVDPSVYVRFPLTSGPLAGQAALLVWTTTPWTLVSNTAVAAHPDVTYVVATNGTEKLVVAEPLLAKSLGEGWEATGESFTGKEMERWTYERPFSLVEFPEPAHYVVNAEYVTTEDGTGLVHQSPAFGADDLAVCRAYGLPVVNPVRPDGTFEEEVPLVGGVFFKKADEKLTADLDARGLLFKHIAYEHSYPHCWRCHTALLYYAQPSWYVRTTAVKDAMLRENEKTNWFPDSVKQGRFGDWLNNNIDWALSRNRYWGTPLPIWRCEENHLTCVGSLTELSELTGTDQASLDPHRPYIDEVTFTCTHEGCALEAVRVPEVIDAWYDSGSMPFAQWGYPHKNKEIFEKRYPAQFISEAIDQTRGWFYTLMAVGTLVFDKSSYENVVCLGHILAEDGRKMSKHLGNTLEPIQLMDQHGADAVRWFMAAGGSPWAARRVGHGTIQEVVRKTLLTYWNTVAFQALYARTSNWAPSASDPAPADRTVLDRWLLSELHALTTEVTEAMESYDTQRAGKLLSSFVDDLSNWYVRRSRRRFWQGDAAALRTLHEVVETVTRLLAPLTPFITERVWQDMIVPVTPDAPESVHLSTWPVPDTAMIDPELSRQMLLVRRLVELGRATRAESGVKTRQPLSRALVAVSGFETLSPELHSQITEELNVSSLASLSEVGGSLVHTTAKANFRALGKRFGKGVQDVAKAVAAADAAALSLALRSGGATVEVNGETVTLTPEEVIITETPREGWSVASDSGATVALDLEITPELRLAGLARDAIRLIQEARKNSGLDVADRIALRWSSPDPEVVTALTDHAGLIADEVLATDYASGDADDTYGDPFEDEPLGLTFRLRKA; the protein is encoded by the coding sequence ATGACCACACCGCCGCAGTACCGCCCGGTACCCGCCCAGGTCGACCTGCCTGCCCTCGAGCACGCCGTCCTCGACTTCTGGCGCGAGAGCAAGACCTTCGCCAAGACCCTGGAGCAGTCCGAGGGCCGCCCCGAGTGGGTCTTCTACGAGGGCCCGCCCACCGCGAACGGCATGCCCGGCGCGCACCACATCGAGGCCCGCGTCTTCAAGGACGTCTTCCCCCGCTTCCGCACCATGCGCGGCTACCACGTGGCCCGCAAGGCCGGCTGGGACTGCCACGGCCTGCCCGTCGAGCTCGCCGTCGAGAAGGAACTGGGCTTCAACGGCAAGAAGGACATCGAGGCGTACGGCATCGCCGAGTTCAACGCCAAGTGCCGCGAGTCCGTGACCCGTCACACCGACGCGTTCACCGAGCTCACGACCCGCATGGGCTACTGGGTCGACCTGGACGACGCGTACCGGACCATGGACCCCGAGTACGTCGAGTCCGTGTGGTGGTCGTTGAAGGAGATCTTCAACAAGGGGCTGCTCACCCAGGACCACCGTGTCGCCCCCTGGTGCCCGCGCTGCGGCACCGGCCTCTCGGACCACGAGCTGGCGCAGGGCTACGAGACGGTCGTCGACCCCTCGGTCTACGTCCGCTTCCCGCTGACCTCCGGCCCCCTCGCGGGCCAGGCGGCACTCCTCGTCTGGACGACCACCCCCTGGACCCTGGTGTCCAACACCGCGGTGGCCGCGCACCCGGACGTCACGTACGTGGTGGCGACGAACGGCACGGAGAAGCTGGTCGTCGCCGAGCCGCTGCTGGCGAAGTCCCTCGGCGAGGGCTGGGAGGCCACCGGCGAGTCCTTCACCGGCAAGGAGATGGAGCGCTGGACGTACGAGCGCCCGTTCTCCCTCGTGGAGTTCCCGGAGCCGGCCCACTACGTCGTGAACGCCGAGTACGTCACGACCGAGGACGGCACGGGTCTGGTCCACCAGTCCCCCGCCTTCGGCGCCGACGACCTCGCGGTCTGCCGCGCGTACGGCCTGCCCGTCGTGAACCCGGTCCGCCCCGACGGCACCTTCGAGGAGGAGGTCCCGCTCGTCGGCGGCGTCTTCTTCAAGAAGGCCGACGAGAAGCTCACCGCCGACCTCGACGCGCGCGGCCTGCTCTTCAAGCACATCGCCTACGAGCACAGCTACCCGCACTGCTGGCGCTGCCACACCGCGCTGCTCTACTACGCGCAGCCGTCCTGGTACGTCCGCACCACCGCCGTCAAGGACGCGATGCTGCGGGAGAACGAGAAGACCAACTGGTTCCCGGACTCCGTCAAGCAGGGCCGCTTCGGCGACTGGCTGAACAACAACATCGACTGGGCGCTCTCCCGCAACCGCTACTGGGGCACCCCGCTGCCGATCTGGCGCTGCGAGGAGAACCACCTCACCTGCGTCGGCTCCCTCACGGAGCTGAGCGAGCTGACGGGCACGGACCAGGCGAGCCTGGACCCGCACCGCCCCTACATCGACGAGGTCACCTTCACCTGCACGCACGAGGGCTGCGCCCTCGAGGCGGTCCGCGTGCCGGAGGTCATCGACGCCTGGTACGACTCGGGTTCGATGCCGTTCGCGCAGTGGGGCTACCCGCACAAGAACAAGGAGATCTTCGAGAAGCGCTACCCGGCGCAGTTCATCTCGGAGGCCATCGACCAGACGCGCGGGTGGTTCTACACGCTGATGGCGGTCGGCACCCTCGTCTTCGACAAGTCCTCCTACGAGAACGTGGTCTGCCTCGGCCACATCCTCGCCGAGGACGGCCGCAAGATGTCCAAGCACCTGGGCAACACCCTCGAGCCGATCCAGCTGATGGACCAGCACGGCGCGGACGCCGTCCGCTGGTTCATGGCGGCCGGCGGCTCCCCGTGGGCGGCGCGGCGCGTCGGCCACGGCACGATCCAGGAGGTCGTGCGCAAGACCCTCCTCACGTACTGGAACACGGTCGCCTTCCAGGCGCTGTACGCCCGTACGTCGAACTGGGCCCCCTCGGCCTCCGACCCGGCGCCCGCGGACCGCACGGTCCTGGACCGCTGGCTCCTCTCGGAGCTCCACGCCCTCACGACCGAGGTCACGGAGGCGATGGAGTCCTATGACACCCAGCGCGCCGGCAAGCTCCTCTCCTCCTTCGTGGACGACCTCTCCAACTGGTACGTCCGCCGCTCGCGCCGCCGCTTCTGGCAGGGCGACGCGGCCGCGCTGCGCACGCTGCACGAGGTCGTGGAGACGGTCACCCGCCTCCTCGCCCCCCTCACCCCCTTCATCACGGAGCGGGTCTGGCAGGACATGATCGTCCCGGTCACCCCGGACGCCCCGGAGTCGGTGCACCTGTCCACGTGGCCGGTCCCGGACACCGCGATGATCGACCCGGAGCTGTCCCGGCAGATGCTGCTGGTACGCCGCCTCGTGGAGCTGGGCCGCGCGACGCGCGCCGAGTCGGGCGTCAAGACCCGCCAGCCGCTGTCCCGCGCACTGGTCGCCGTATCGGGCTTCGAGACCCTCTCCCCCGAGCTGCACTCGCAGATCACGGAGGAGCTGAACGTCTCCTCGCTGGCCTCCCTCTCGGAGGTCGGCGGCTCGCTGGTCCACACCACGGCCAAGGCGAACTTCCGGGCGCTGGGCAAGCGGTTCGGCAAGGGCGTGCAGGACGTGGCCAAGGCCGTGGCCGCGGCGGACGCGGCGGCGCTGTCGCTGGCGCTGCGCTCCGGCGGGGCGACCGTCGAGGTGAACGGTGAGACGGTCACCCTCACCCCGGAGGAGGTCATCATCACGGAGACCCCGCGCGAGGGCTGGTCGGTGGCGTCCGACTCGGGCGCGACGGTCGCGCTGGACCTGGAGATCACTCCGGAGCTGCGGCTCGCGGGCCTGGCGCGTGATGCGATCCGGCTGATCCAGGAGGCCCGGAAGAACTCCGGCCTGGACGTCGCGGACCGGATCGCCCTGCGCTGGTCCTCGCCGGACCCGGAGGTCGTGACGGCCCTGACGGACCACGCGGGCCTCATCGCGGACGAGGTCCTCGCCACGGACTACGCGTCCGGCGACGCGGACGACACGTACGGCGACCCGTTCGAGGACGAGCCCCTCGGCCTGACCTTCCGCCTCCGCAAGGCGTAG
- a CDS encoding YggS family pyridoxal phosphate-dependent enzyme has protein sequence MTDRKAELAENLARVEERILAACAAAGRKREEVTLIVVTKTYPASDVRLLADLGIRHVAENRDQDAAPKAAACADLGLDWHFVGQLQTNKVRSVAGYAQFVQSVDRPKLVTALSAAAEGAGRELGCLVQIALDAESGGRGDRGGAAPEQLAELADLVAAAPGLRIEGVMTVAPLAGSYAGREQAAFERLMELSSRLRVDHPAATMVSAGMSADLEQAIAAGATHVRVGTAVLGARPRLG, from the coding sequence ATGACGGACCGTAAGGCCGAGCTGGCCGAGAACCTCGCGCGGGTGGAGGAACGAATCCTCGCCGCCTGCGCCGCCGCCGGGCGCAAGCGGGAAGAGGTGACCCTCATCGTGGTCACCAAGACCTACCCGGCGAGCGACGTACGACTGCTGGCGGACCTGGGCATCCGTCACGTGGCGGAAAATCGGGACCAGGACGCGGCCCCCAAGGCGGCGGCCTGCGCGGATCTGGGACTCGACTGGCACTTCGTCGGCCAGTTGCAGACGAACAAAGTCCGTTCCGTGGCGGGATACGCGCAGTTCGTGCAGTCGGTCGACCGGCCGAAGCTCGTCACGGCGCTCTCGGCGGCGGCGGAGGGCGCCGGGCGCGAACTGGGCTGCCTGGTGCAGATCGCCCTCGACGCCGAGTCGGGCGGGAGGGGGGACCGCGGCGGCGCCGCGCCGGAGCAGCTCGCGGAGCTGGCGGACCTCGTGGCGGCGGCGCCCGGACTGCGGATCGAGGGCGTGATGACGGTCGCACCGCTGGCCGGGAGCTACGCGGGACGCGAACAAGCGGCCTTCGAGCGGCTGATGGAATTGTCATCCCGCCTGCGCGTGGACCATCCTGCTGCCACGATGGTGTCCGCAGGGATGAGCGCGGACCTGGAACAGGCCATTGCGGCCGGTGCGACACATGTACGCGTCGGCACTGCGGTACTCGGCGCGAGACCCCGGCTCGGGTAA
- a CDS encoding YggT family protein — MGVALQVVYIALMCFLIVLIFRLVMDYVFQFARSWTPGKAMVVVLEATYTVTDPPLKLLRRLIPPLRLGGVALDLSFFVLMIIVYILISFVSTAARSV; from the coding sequence ATGGGTGTCGCACTACAAGTGGTCTACATCGCGCTGATGTGCTTCCTCATCGTGCTGATCTTCCGACTGGTCATGGACTACGTGTTCCAGTTCGCACGTTCATGGACACCCGGCAAGGCGATGGTGGTCGTTCTGGAGGCCACCTACACTGTCACCGATCCACCGCTCAAGCTTCTCCGGCGGCTCATCCCGCCGTTGCGTCTCGGGGGCGTGGCACTCGACCTGTCCTTCTTCGTTCTGATGATCATCGTTTACATCCTCATCAGTTTCGTGAGCACCGCTGCGAGAAGCGTGTGA
- a CDS encoding DivIVA domain-containing protein — protein sequence MPLTPEDVRNKQFTTVRLREGYDEDEVDAFLDEVESELTRLLRENEDLRAKLAAATRAAAQNQQQQGMRKPEPQDQRGPGAPVPAAISGPPQQQPQMGPPQLPGGQPQLSAGPGGHGQQGPGPMGGPMQQHTMGGQQQMGQQGMGQQMGQQGMGQQGMGQQGPGPMGGPMQQQSMGGQNPLGQQMGQQQMGQQMQPMGQQMQPMGQQMHQQQPQQLPQQGPGGDSAARVLSLAQQTADQAIAEARSEANKIVGEARSRAEGLERDARAKADALERDAQEKHRVAMGSLESARATLERKVEDLRGFEREYRTRLKSYLESQLRQLETQADDSLAPPRNPAGPALPPSPSPSMAPAGAMHSMGGPSMGGPSPMGGPSPMAPSYGGGQQQMSPAMTQPMAPVRPVAPQPMQQAPSPMRGFLIDEDDN from the coding sequence ATGCCGCTGACCCCCGAGGACGTGCGGAACAAGCAGTTCACGACCGTCCGCCTCCGAGAAGGCTATGACGAGGACGAGGTCGATGCCTTCCTCGACGAGGTCGAGTCCGAGCTGACGCGCCTGCTGCGCGAGAACGAGGACCTGCGCGCCAAGCTCGCGGCCGCCACGCGCGCCGCCGCGCAGAACCAGCAGCAGCAGGGCATGCGCAAGCCGGAACCCCAGGACCAGCGCGGCCCCGGCGCCCCCGTGCCCGCGGCCATATCCGGCCCCCCGCAGCAGCAGCCCCAGATGGGTCCGCCGCAGCTTCCGGGTGGCCAGCCCCAGCTTTCGGCCGGTCCCGGTGGGCACGGCCAGCAGGGTCCGGGCCCGATGGGCGGCCCCATGCAGCAGCACACCATGGGTGGGCAGCAGCAGATGGGCCAGCAGGGCATGGGCCAGCAGATGGGCCAGCAGGGCATGGGCCAGCAGGGCATGGGCCAGCAGGGCCCCGGCCCCATGGGCGGCCCGATGCAGCAGCAGTCCATGGGCGGCCAGAACCCGCTCGGCCAGCAGATGGGCCAGCAGCAGATGGGCCAGCAGATGCAGCCGATGGGGCAGCAGATGCAGCCCATGGGCCAGCAGATGCACCAGCAGCAGCCGCAGCAGCTCCCGCAGCAGGGCCCCGGTGGCGACAGTGCCGCCCGCGTCCTGTCGCTCGCGCAGCAGACCGCCGACCAGGCGATCGCGGAGGCCCGTTCCGAGGCCAACAAGATCGTCGGCGAGGCCCGGTCGCGCGCCGAGGGCCTGGAGCGGGACGCCCGTGCCAAGGCCGACGCGCTGGAGCGGGACGCGCAGGAGAAGCACCGCGTCGCGATGGGCTCCCTGGAGTCCGCCCGCGCCACGCTGGAGCGCAAGGTCGAGGACCTGCGGGGCTTCGAGCGCGAGTACCGCACCCGTCTGAAGTCCTACCTGGAATCGCAGCTGCGCCAGCTGGAGACCCAGGCCGACGACTCGCTGGCCCCGCCGCGGAACCCCGCCGGTCCCGCGCTGCCTCCGTCGCCGTCTCCTTCGATGGCCCCGGCCGGTGCGATGCACTCCATGGGCGGTCCGTCGATGGGCGGCCCCTCGCCGATGGGCGGTCCGTCGCCGATGGCCCCGTCCTACGGTGGCGGCCAGCAGCAGATGTCCCCGGCGATGACGCAGCCGATGGCTCCGGTGCGGCCTGTCGCTCCGCAGCCGATGCAGCAGGCGCCGTCTCCCATGCGGGGCTTCCTGATCGACGAGGACGACAACTAA
- a CDS encoding DUF885 domain-containing protein has protein sequence MSDILTGNGSARLPRQVADAYVDELIAIDPITGTYLGVAESSGKLPDLSPAGRAAAAGLSRATLALLDAAERQPGADSDVERRCARLLRERLTAELAVHEADEDLRAVSNIHSPAHAVREVFTLTPADTDEDWAAIAERLRAVPAAYAGYRECLALGLDRGLFGSPRPTATFIEQLTGWAGEDGADRADRADGEPAGGFFAGFAAGGPQALRAELDEAAAAATAAVVELRDWMRDVYAPAVQGQPDPVGRERYARWSRYFNGTDLDLDEAYAYGWSEYHRLLAEMKQEAAKILPGAGPWEALRHLDEHGTHIEGVDEVQAWLQGLMDEAIENLDGTHFELAERVKRVESRIAPPGGAAAPYYTNPSEDFSRPGRTWLPTMGQTRFPVYDLVSTWYHEGVPGHHLQLAQWTHVADQLSRYQASVGLVSANAEGWALYAERLMDELGYLKDAEQRLGYLDCQMMRAARVIVDIGMHLGLEIPADSPFHPGERWTVDLAQEFFGLHSGRPADFVESELTRYLSMPGQAIGYKLGERAWLLGRDNARAAHGDSFDLKAWHMAALSQGSLGLDDLVDELSKL, from the coding sequence ATGTCAGACATCCTCACCGGCAACGGTTCCGCACGGCTGCCCCGCCAGGTCGCCGACGCTTACGTCGACGAGCTCATCGCCATCGACCCGATCACGGGCACCTACCTCGGTGTCGCCGAAAGCTCCGGCAAGCTCCCGGACCTCTCCCCCGCGGGCCGCGCCGCGGCCGCCGGGCTCTCCCGCGCCACGCTCGCCCTCCTGGACGCCGCCGAGCGGCAGCCGGGCGCCGACAGCGATGTCGAACGCCGCTGCGCCCGCCTGCTGCGCGAGCGGCTGACCGCCGAACTCGCGGTCCACGAAGCCGACGAGGACCTGCGCGCGGTCAGCAACATCCACTCCCCCGCGCACGCGGTCCGCGAGGTCTTCACCCTGACCCCGGCCGACACGGACGAGGACTGGGCCGCCATCGCCGAGCGGCTGCGCGCCGTGCCGGCCGCCTACGCGGGCTACCGCGAGTGCCTCGCGCTCGGCCTGGACCGCGGGCTGTTCGGCAGCCCGCGCCCCACCGCCACCTTCATCGAGCAGCTCACCGGCTGGGCCGGCGAGGACGGCGCCGACCGCGCCGACCGCGCCGACGGCGAGCCGGCCGGCGGCTTCTTCGCCGGCTTCGCCGCGGGCGGCCCCCAGGCCCTGCGCGCCGAGCTCGACGAAGCCGCGGCCGCCGCGACCGCCGCCGTCGTGGAACTGCGCGACTGGATGCGCGACGTGTACGCCCCCGCCGTCCAGGGGCAGCCCGACCCCGTGGGCCGCGAGCGCTACGCCCGCTGGTCGCGCTACTTCAACGGCACCGACCTGGACCTCGACGAGGCGTACGCCTACGGCTGGTCGGAGTACCACCGGCTGCTCGCCGAGATGAAGCAGGAGGCGGCCAAGATCCTGCCGGGCGCCGGCCCCTGGGAGGCGCTGCGCCACCTGGACGAGCACGGCACCCACATCGAGGGCGTGGACGAGGTCCAGGCCTGGCTGCAGGGCCTCATGGACGAGGCCATCGAGAACCTCGACGGCACCCACTTCGAGCTCGCCGAGCGGGTCAAGCGCGTGGAGTCGCGGATCGCCCCTCCGGGCGGCGCGGCGGCCCCGTACTACACGAACCCGTCGGAGGACTTCTCCCGTCCGGGGCGCACCTGGCTGCCGACGATGGGCCAGACCCGCTTCCCCGTCTACGACCTGGTCTCCACCTGGTACCACGAGGGCGTTCCGGGCCACCACCTCCAGCTGGCGCAGTGGACGCACGTCGCGGACCAGCTCTCCCGCTACCAGGCCAGCGTCGGCCTGGTCAGCGCCAACGCCGAGGGCTGGGCGCTGTACGCGGAGCGGCTGATGGACGAGCTGGGCTACCTCAAGGACGCCGAACAGCGCCTGGGCTACCTGGACTGCCAGATGATGCGCGCCGCGCGGGTCATCGTGGACATCGGCATGCACCTGGGCCTGGAGATCCCGGCGGACTCCCCGTTCCACCCGGGCGAGCGCTGGACGGTGGACCTGGCGCAGGAGTTCTTCGGCCTGCACAGCGGCCGGCCGGCGGACTTCGTCGAGAGCGAGCTGACCCGCTACCTCTCCATGCCGGGCCAGGCCATCGGCTACAAGCTGGGCGAGCGCGCCTGGCTGCTGGGCCGCGACAACGCCCGTGCCGCGCACGGCGACTCCTTCGACCTGAAGGCGTGGCACATGGCGGCGCTGTCCCAGGGTTCGCTGGGCCTCGACGACCTGGTGGACGAGCTGTCCAAGCTCTGA